Proteins co-encoded in one Arthrobacter sp. ERGS1:01 genomic window:
- a CDS encoding amidohydrolase has protein sequence MSLTMYRNGSVYSAADPFATAMLVDGDTVAWVGSEHAAESLLDSRMRVVELGGTLITPGFVDSHVHVTETGLALASVDLAGARSVTEALDLVAAAAANTDGLLLGHGWDDSAWAEQRPLTAAELDRAAGGREVYLARVDVHSGIVSSALAARCGLQQLSGWDGDGLVSGAAHAAARDASRDLSAADRRQAQEAALRHAAANGYVALAEMSAPHVGSAGDLAALAALTAVDAPDAFPEVLPYWGQAVSSVEEAREVLAALGTPVLGLAGDLNIDGSIGSRSALLRSPYADAGAVLGQQHLTVEQVTDHLAATSELGISGGFHIIGDGAMAIAAEGLARAAERVGIEKVRAAGHRFEHAEMVDDAAMAALARHAVTVSVQPAFDALWGGADGLYSRRLGESRAAGLNPLARFYEAGVPICFGSDAPVTPLDPWASVRAALSHHQPEQRISARAAFIGHTRAGWRAARGSDPMLGQLAPGAPASFAVWEIDELMVQVADDRVQSWSTDPRARTPLLPALDTANSPRCLQTVHRGRELYAAQDFS, from the coding sequence AGACACGGTGGCGTGGGTCGGTTCCGAGCACGCCGCCGAGTCCCTCCTGGACTCCCGCATGCGCGTGGTGGAGTTGGGCGGCACCCTCATCACCCCCGGATTCGTAGATTCCCACGTCCATGTGACGGAGACCGGCCTTGCCCTGGCCTCGGTGGACCTTGCCGGCGCCCGGTCCGTGACGGAAGCCCTGGACCTGGTAGCGGCCGCTGCGGCGAATACGGACGGCCTGCTGCTCGGCCACGGCTGGGACGACTCCGCGTGGGCCGAACAACGCCCCCTGACGGCCGCGGAGCTTGACCGTGCCGCGGGAGGCCGCGAGGTGTACCTGGCGCGCGTGGACGTGCACTCCGGAATCGTCTCCTCCGCACTGGCGGCGCGCTGCGGCCTGCAGCAGCTGTCCGGCTGGGACGGCGACGGCCTGGTCAGCGGCGCCGCCCACGCCGCGGCCCGTGACGCTTCACGCGATTTGTCCGCCGCGGACCGCCGCCAGGCCCAGGAGGCGGCACTGCGCCATGCGGCCGCGAACGGCTATGTGGCCCTGGCCGAGATGAGCGCCCCGCATGTGGGTTCCGCCGGCGACCTGGCGGCACTGGCAGCCCTGACGGCCGTGGACGCGCCCGACGCCTTCCCGGAGGTGCTGCCGTACTGGGGGCAGGCCGTGTCCAGCGTCGAGGAGGCCCGCGAGGTGCTCGCCGCCCTGGGCACCCCCGTGCTGGGGCTGGCGGGCGACCTCAACATCGACGGCTCGATCGGCTCCCGCTCGGCCCTGTTGCGTTCCCCCTATGCCGATGCCGGCGCCGTCCTGGGCCAACAGCACCTCACGGTGGAGCAGGTCACCGACCATTTGGCGGCGACCTCCGAACTGGGCATCTCCGGCGGGTTCCACATCATCGGCGACGGCGCCATGGCCATCGCCGCCGAGGGCTTGGCCCGGGCCGCCGAGCGCGTGGGAATCGAGAAGGTGCGCGCCGCCGGCCACCGTTTTGAACACGCCGAAATGGTCGACGACGCCGCCATGGCGGCGCTGGCCCGCCACGCGGTCACGGTTTCCGTGCAACCGGCCTTCGATGCCCTCTGGGGCGGCGCCGACGGCTTGTACTCCCGCCGCTTGGGGGAGTCGCGGGCGGCCGGACTGAACCCGCTGGCCCGCTTCTACGAGGCCGGCGTGCCGATCTGCTTCGGCTCCGATGCGCCCGTCACCCCGCTGGACCCGTGGGCCAGCGTGCGTGCGGCCCTCTCCCATCACCAGCCGGAGCAGCGGATCTCGGCGCGGGCGGCGTTCATTGGCCACACCAGGGCCGGCTGGCGTGCCGCCCGGGGGAGCGACCCCATGCTCGGCCAGTTGGCACCGGGCGCCCCGGCAAGCTTTGCCGTCTGGGAAATCGACGAGCTCATGGTTCAGGTCGCCGACGACCGGGTGCAATCCTGGTCCACCGATCCGCGCGCCCGCACACCCCTGCTGCCGGCCCTGGACACGGCGAACTCGCCGCGCTGCCTGCAAACTGTGCACCGGGGTCGCGAACTTTATGCAGCACAGGACTTTTCCTAG